A stretch of the Rosa rugosa chromosome 5, drRosRugo1.1, whole genome shotgun sequence genome encodes the following:
- the LOC133709533 gene encoding glutamate--glyoxylate aminotransferase 2, protein MPPKALDYESLNENVKKVQYAVRGELYLRASELQKEGKKIIFTNVGNPHALGQKPLTFPRQVVALCQAPFLLDDPNVGLLFPADAISRAKHYLSVTSGGLGAYSDSRGIPAIRKEVAEFIEKRDGYPSDPELIFLTDGASKGVMQILNAVIRGAGDGVLVPVPQYPLYSAAISLFGGSLVPYYLEETANWGLDVTDLRQSVIMARSKGITVRAMVIINPGNPTGQCLSEANLREIINFCIQENLVLLGDEVYQQNVYQDERPFISARKVLMGMGPFISKELQLVSFHTVSKGYWGECGQRGGYFEMTNIPPQAVDEIYKVASVSLSPNVPAQIFMGLMVNPPKPGDISYEQFVRESKGILESLRRRAQLMTDGFNSCRNVVCNFTEGAMYSFPQIRLPPRAIQAAKSAGKVPDVFYCLKLLEATGISTVPGSGFGQKDGVFHLRTTILPAEEDMPAIMDSFKKFNNEFMEQYEDDRGYSRM, encoded by the exons ATGCCACCGAAGGCATTGGACTATGAGTCACTGAATGAGAACGTGAAGAAGGTTCAGTATGCTGTTAGAGGCGAGTTGTATCTTCGAGCTTCTGAGCTTCAGAAGGAAGGAAAGAAG ATCATTTTCACAAATGTTGGGAATCCTCATGCTCTCGGACAGAAGCCTCTAACTTTTCCTCGCCAG GTGGTTGCTCTATGCCAAGCTCCATTTTTATTAGATGACCCCAATGTAGGACTGCTCTTTCCTGCTGATGCAATTTCAAGAGCTAAACATTACCTCTCAGTTACTTCTGGTGGTCTAG GTGCTTACAGTGATTCTCGAGGTATTCCTGCAATTAGGAAGGAAGTGGCAGAGTTCATTGAAAAACGTGATGGTTATCCAAG TGACCCAGAACTCATATTTCTCACTGATGGTGCCAGTAAAGGTGTAATGCAGATCTTAAATGCTGTTATCCGTGGTGCAGGGGATGGG GTTCTGGTTCCAGTTCCACAGTACCCACTTTACTCAGCTGCAATATCTCTATTTGGTGGTTCTCTTGTTCCATATTACCTGGAAGAAACTGCGAACTGGGGTCTCGATGTTACTGATCTTCGCCAGTCAGTTATAATGGCTCGCTCCAAAGGAATTACT GTGAGAGCAATGGTGATTATAAACCCTGGTAACCCTACTGGTCAGTGTCTTAGTGAAGCTAATTTAAGAGAGATAATAAACTTCTGTATCCAAGAAAACCTGGTCTTGCTTGGTGATGAAGTTTATCAGCAGAATGTATACCAGGATGAGCGCCCCTTTATTAGTGCCAGAAAG GTGTTGATGGGTATGGGACCATTCATAAGCAAGGAACTCCAGCTTGTTTCTTTCCACACTGTGTCCAAAGGATATTGGGGTGAATGTGGACAGCGTGGTGGATACTTTGAGATGACAAATATTCCTCCACAG GCAGTTGATGAGATATATAAGGTTGCATCAGTGTCACTCAGTCCAAATGTTCCTGCacaaatattt ATGGGCCTTATGGTCAACCCTCCCAAACCTGGAGATATTTCATATGAGCAGTTTGTTAGGGAAAG CAAAGGGATCCTTGAATCTCTGAGGAGAAGAGCACAGTTAATGACTGATGGATTTAACAGCTGCAGAAACGTAGTTTGTAATTTCACAGAAG GTGCCATGTACTCATTCCCTCAGATACGCTTGCCACCAAGAGCAATACAGGCCGCTAAAAGCGCTGGAAAAGTTCCTGATGTTTTCTACTGTCTCAAGCTTTTGGAAGCCACAGGCATTTCCACTGTTCCTGGTTCAGGGTTTGGACAGAAAGATGG GGTCTTCCACTTGAGGACAACCATCTTACCAGCTGAGGAAGATATGCCTGCTATCATGGACAGTTTCAAGAAGTTCAATAATGAGTTCATGGAGCAATATGAAGATGACAGAGGCTATTCAAGGATGTAA
- the LOC133711987 gene encoding coilin isoform X2 produces the protein MTETVRLRVEFKDRHILSKSQRTDGLRRSWILLKPQHRTISDLAAYLLHVFDLHDSCPDGLLISMDEFVLPPFESTCIFKDRDIVSVKRKGVSEIDMIEDGRNCIEVEEIVERQLADGGMKLLANEEFEKEKGGYESELEEDEPDQLEDILPVKNALDNDTSTLSKKRKRSNKPESSKKKRSKSATTGGCSVVPEDVQGDVQEDKNRSSHKRRVRKSLSKKEKSTTGEGELDDSTTSETDKRTNNISHSTPSANRHSQLQENDINGVVSSDKPDESKKLPSRSARRKKAKRIWKRENMRAQKEELHQTQVGKPVNQQSSDKDNQKSSNKADQQSSDKANQQLSDKDNQKSSEEDEPNTDNDEEDNVVPVVTRPGHIRFAPLGKVEADQSFQQNEIPVKTFQWNGITSKKKGQKWGMEKTSYSIKSNYEDLYQESSEMPGIEEEIPENDSIDFNKLELSTSVPKEGDLIAYRLIELSSCWTPEVSSYRVGKVSQYNPQSNKIVLVQVPEYPIVFEETDEASAEYPIVFEETDEASEVQPDTSLYGEDGSLEIDYSSLIDVRIVKYGNLNTAKAVTGDQNDVSSFRLKNGMETRALSGFRLKNDKETQAAASGFRLKNDKGTRAGAQENGKAGAWDEISQALNAKKAELSQEDGWGKNDGSGRSSWTSRPWRGSALGPTMALLRAQSEL, from the exons ATGACGGAGACTGTGAGGCTGCGCGTGGAATTCAAGGACCGGCACATTCTGAGCAAGTCACAGAGGACCGACGGACTCCGGCGGAGCTGGATTCTCCTGAAACCTCAACACCGCACCATCTCCGACCTCGCCGCCTATCTCCTCCACGTCTTCGACCTCCACGATTCTTGCCCCGATGGCCTCCTCATCTCC ATGGATGAGTTTGTGTTGCCGCCGTTTGAGTCCACCTGCATTTTCAAGGATAGAGATATTGTCAG TGTGAAAAGGAAAGGTGTGTCTGAAATTGACATGATTGAGGATGGAAGAAACTGTATTGAGGTTGAAGAAATCGTGGAGAGGCAACTTGCGGATGGAGGTATGAAGCTTCTGGCTAATGAGGAGTTCGAGAAGGAGAAGGGAGGGTATGAAAGTGAGCTAGAAGAGGATGAACCTGACCAGTTGGAAGATATATTGCCAGTTAAAAATGCGCTGGACAACGATACAAGCACACTTTCCAAGAAAAGGAAGCGATCAAATAAACCTGAGAGCTCCAA GAAGAAGAGAAGTAAATCTGCTACTACTGGAGGATGTTCAGTTGTCCCAGAAGATGTTCAAGGTGATGTCCAAGAGGACAAGAACAGAAGCTCTCATAAGCGTCGTGTCAGAAAGAGTCTTTCCAAGAAGGAAAAGTCAACTACTGGAGAGGGTGAGCTGGATGATTCAACCACCTCTGAAACTGATAAAAGGACCAACAACATAAGTCATTCTACACCCAGTGCAAACAG GCACAGTCAGCTTCAAGAGAATGACATAAACGGTGTTGTTTCATCTGACAAGCCTGATGAAAGTAAAAAG TTGCCTAGTAGAAGTGCTCGACGTAAAAAGGCCAAAAGAATATGGAAGAGGGAAAACATGAGAGCTCAGAAGGAAGAG TTACATCAGACACAGGTAGGCAAACCGGTTAATCAGCAATCATCTGACAAAGATAATCAGAAATCATCAAACAAAGCTGATCAACAATCATCTGACAAAGCTAATCAGCAATTATCTGACAAAGATAATCAGAAAAGCTCTGAAGAAGATGAACCAAATACAGATAATGATGAAGAAGACAACGTTGTTCCTGTCGTAACTAGGCCAGGACACATTCGCTTTGCACCCCTCGGTAAAG TGGAAGCAGATCAGAGTTTCCAGCAGAATGAAATTCCAGTG AAAACTTTTCAGTGGAATGGAATAACCAGCAAGAAGAAGGGTCAAAAATGGGGTATGGAGAAAACATCATATTCAATTAAGAGCAACTATGAAGATCTGTACCAAGAGTCATCTGAAATGCCTGGTATTGAAGAAGAGATTCCTGAAAATGATTCCATAGACTTTAATAAGCTTGAGCTCTCTACCAGTGTACCGAAG GAAGGTGATCTAATTGCATATCGGTTGATTGAATTATCATCATGCTGGACCCCTGAAGTTTCTTCCTATCGA GTTGGAAAAGTGTCACAGTACAACCCTCAATCAAATAAGATTGTGCTAGTACAGGTTCCAGAATATCCCATTGTTTTTGAGGAGACAGATGAGGCATCTGCAGAATATCCCATTGTTTTTGAGGAGACAGATGAGGCATCTGAGGTACAACCAGATACATCCCTTTATGGGGAAGATGGTTCTTTAGAG ATAGATTATTCTTCTCTTATCGATGTCCGCATTGTCAAGTATGGGAACCTGAACACAGCCAAAGCAGTCACTGGAGATCAAAATGATGTATCCAGTTTTAGGCTCAAGAATGGCATGGAAACTAGGGCTCTATCAGGTTTCAGGCTCAAGAATGACAAAGAAACTCAGGCTGCTGCATCAGGTTTCAGGCTTAAGAATGACAAGGGAACTCGTGCTGGTGCACAAG AAAATGGAAAAGCAGGTGCATGGGATGAAATCAGCCAGGCATTGAATGCGAAGAAAGCGGAGCTTTCTCAGGAAGATGGCTGGGGGAAAAATGATGGTTCAGGAAGGAGCTCGTGGACATCTAGGCCCTGGAGGGGTAGCGCATTGGGTCCAACAATGGCTCTTTTAAGAGCGCAAAGTGAGCTATGA
- the LOC133711987 gene encoding coilin isoform X1 yields MTETVRLRVEFKDRHILSKSQRTDGLRRSWILLKPQHRTISDLAAYLLHVFDLHDSCPDGLLISMDEFVLPPFESTCIFKDRDIVSVKRKGVSEIDMIEDGRNCIEVEEIVERQLADGGMKLLANEEFEKEKGGYESELEEDEPDQLEDILPVKNALDNDTSTLSKKRKRSNKPESSKKKRSKSATTGGCSVVPEDVQGDVQEDKNRSSHKRRVRKSLSKKEKSTTGEGELDDSTTSETDKRTNNISHSTPSANRHSQLQENDINGVVSSDKPDESKKLPSRSARRKKAKRIWKRENMRAQKEERSILQLHQTQVGKPVNQQSSDKDNQKSSNKADQQSSDKANQQLSDKDNQKSSEEDEPNTDNDEEDNVVPVVTRPGHIRFAPLGKVEADQSFQQNEIPVKTFQWNGITSKKKGQKWGMEKTSYSIKSNYEDLYQESSEMPGIEEEIPENDSIDFNKLELSTSVPKEGDLIAYRLIELSSCWTPEVSSYRVGKVSQYNPQSNKIVLVQVPEYPIVFEETDEASAEYPIVFEETDEASEVQPDTSLYGEDGSLEIDYSSLIDVRIVKYGNLNTAKAVTGDQNDVSSFRLKNGMETRALSGFRLKNDKETQAAASGFRLKNDKGTRAGAQENGKAGAWDEISQALNAKKAELSQEDGWGKNDGSGRSSWTSRPWRGSALGPTMALLRAQSEL; encoded by the exons ATGACGGAGACTGTGAGGCTGCGCGTGGAATTCAAGGACCGGCACATTCTGAGCAAGTCACAGAGGACCGACGGACTCCGGCGGAGCTGGATTCTCCTGAAACCTCAACACCGCACCATCTCCGACCTCGCCGCCTATCTCCTCCACGTCTTCGACCTCCACGATTCTTGCCCCGATGGCCTCCTCATCTCC ATGGATGAGTTTGTGTTGCCGCCGTTTGAGTCCACCTGCATTTTCAAGGATAGAGATATTGTCAG TGTGAAAAGGAAAGGTGTGTCTGAAATTGACATGATTGAGGATGGAAGAAACTGTATTGAGGTTGAAGAAATCGTGGAGAGGCAACTTGCGGATGGAGGTATGAAGCTTCTGGCTAATGAGGAGTTCGAGAAGGAGAAGGGAGGGTATGAAAGTGAGCTAGAAGAGGATGAACCTGACCAGTTGGAAGATATATTGCCAGTTAAAAATGCGCTGGACAACGATACAAGCACACTTTCCAAGAAAAGGAAGCGATCAAATAAACCTGAGAGCTCCAA GAAGAAGAGAAGTAAATCTGCTACTACTGGAGGATGTTCAGTTGTCCCAGAAGATGTTCAAGGTGATGTCCAAGAGGACAAGAACAGAAGCTCTCATAAGCGTCGTGTCAGAAAGAGTCTTTCCAAGAAGGAAAAGTCAACTACTGGAGAGGGTGAGCTGGATGATTCAACCACCTCTGAAACTGATAAAAGGACCAACAACATAAGTCATTCTACACCCAGTGCAAACAG GCACAGTCAGCTTCAAGAGAATGACATAAACGGTGTTGTTTCATCTGACAAGCCTGATGAAAGTAAAAAG TTGCCTAGTAGAAGTGCTCGACGTAAAAAGGCCAAAAGAATATGGAAGAGGGAAAACATGAGAGCTCAGAAGGAAGAG CGTTCCATTTTGCAGTTACATCAGACACAGGTAGGCAAACCGGTTAATCAGCAATCATCTGACAAAGATAATCAGAAATCATCAAACAAAGCTGATCAACAATCATCTGACAAAGCTAATCAGCAATTATCTGACAAAGATAATCAGAAAAGCTCTGAAGAAGATGAACCAAATACAGATAATGATGAAGAAGACAACGTTGTTCCTGTCGTAACTAGGCCAGGACACATTCGCTTTGCACCCCTCGGTAAAG TGGAAGCAGATCAGAGTTTCCAGCAGAATGAAATTCCAGTG AAAACTTTTCAGTGGAATGGAATAACCAGCAAGAAGAAGGGTCAAAAATGGGGTATGGAGAAAACATCATATTCAATTAAGAGCAACTATGAAGATCTGTACCAAGAGTCATCTGAAATGCCTGGTATTGAAGAAGAGATTCCTGAAAATGATTCCATAGACTTTAATAAGCTTGAGCTCTCTACCAGTGTACCGAAG GAAGGTGATCTAATTGCATATCGGTTGATTGAATTATCATCATGCTGGACCCCTGAAGTTTCTTCCTATCGA GTTGGAAAAGTGTCACAGTACAACCCTCAATCAAATAAGATTGTGCTAGTACAGGTTCCAGAATATCCCATTGTTTTTGAGGAGACAGATGAGGCATCTGCAGAATATCCCATTGTTTTTGAGGAGACAGATGAGGCATCTGAGGTACAACCAGATACATCCCTTTATGGGGAAGATGGTTCTTTAGAG ATAGATTATTCTTCTCTTATCGATGTCCGCATTGTCAAGTATGGGAACCTGAACACAGCCAAAGCAGTCACTGGAGATCAAAATGATGTATCCAGTTTTAGGCTCAAGAATGGCATGGAAACTAGGGCTCTATCAGGTTTCAGGCTCAAGAATGACAAAGAAACTCAGGCTGCTGCATCAGGTTTCAGGCTTAAGAATGACAAGGGAACTCGTGCTGGTGCACAAG AAAATGGAAAAGCAGGTGCATGGGATGAAATCAGCCAGGCATTGAATGCGAAGAAAGCGGAGCTTTCTCAGGAAGATGGCTGGGGGAAAAATGATGGTTCAGGAAGGAGCTCGTGGACATCTAGGCCCTGGAGGGGTAGCGCATTGGGTCCAACAATGGCTCTTTTAAGAGCGCAAAGTGAGCTATGA
- the LOC133711987 gene encoding coilin isoform X4, whose protein sequence is MTETVRLRVEFKDRHILSKSQRTDGLRRSWILLKPQHRTISDLAAYLLHVFDLHDSCPDGLLISMDEFVLPPFESTCIFKDRDIVSVKRKGVSEIDMIEDGRNCIEVEEIVERQLADGGMKLLANEEFEKEKGGYESELEEDEPDQLEDILPVKNALDNDTSTLSKKRKRSNKPESSKKKRSKSATTGGCSVVPEDVQGDVQEDKNRSSHKRRVRKSLSKKEKSTTGEGELDDSTTSETDKRTNNISHSTPSANRHSQLQENDINGVVSSDKPDESKKLPSRSARRKKAKRIWKRENMRAQKEELHQTQVGKPVNQQSSDKDNQKSSNKADQQSSDKANQQLSDKDNQKSSEEDEPNTDNDEEDNVVPVVTRPGHIRFAPLGKVEADQSFQQNEIPVKTFQWNGITSKKKGQKWGMEKTSYSIKSNYEDLYQESSEMPGIEEEIPENDSIDFNKLELSTSVPKEGDLIAYRLIELSSCWTPEVSSYRVGKVSQYNPQSNKIVLVQVPEYPIVFEETDEASEVQPDTSLYGEDGSLEIDYSSLIDVRIVKYGNLNTAKAVTGDQNDVSSFRLKNGMETRALSGFRLKNDKETQAAASGFRLKNDKGTRAGAQENGKAGAWDEISQALNAKKAELSQEDGWGKNDGSGRSSWTSRPWRGSALGPTMALLRAQSEL, encoded by the exons ATGACGGAGACTGTGAGGCTGCGCGTGGAATTCAAGGACCGGCACATTCTGAGCAAGTCACAGAGGACCGACGGACTCCGGCGGAGCTGGATTCTCCTGAAACCTCAACACCGCACCATCTCCGACCTCGCCGCCTATCTCCTCCACGTCTTCGACCTCCACGATTCTTGCCCCGATGGCCTCCTCATCTCC ATGGATGAGTTTGTGTTGCCGCCGTTTGAGTCCACCTGCATTTTCAAGGATAGAGATATTGTCAG TGTGAAAAGGAAAGGTGTGTCTGAAATTGACATGATTGAGGATGGAAGAAACTGTATTGAGGTTGAAGAAATCGTGGAGAGGCAACTTGCGGATGGAGGTATGAAGCTTCTGGCTAATGAGGAGTTCGAGAAGGAGAAGGGAGGGTATGAAAGTGAGCTAGAAGAGGATGAACCTGACCAGTTGGAAGATATATTGCCAGTTAAAAATGCGCTGGACAACGATACAAGCACACTTTCCAAGAAAAGGAAGCGATCAAATAAACCTGAGAGCTCCAA GAAGAAGAGAAGTAAATCTGCTACTACTGGAGGATGTTCAGTTGTCCCAGAAGATGTTCAAGGTGATGTCCAAGAGGACAAGAACAGAAGCTCTCATAAGCGTCGTGTCAGAAAGAGTCTTTCCAAGAAGGAAAAGTCAACTACTGGAGAGGGTGAGCTGGATGATTCAACCACCTCTGAAACTGATAAAAGGACCAACAACATAAGTCATTCTACACCCAGTGCAAACAG GCACAGTCAGCTTCAAGAGAATGACATAAACGGTGTTGTTTCATCTGACAAGCCTGATGAAAGTAAAAAG TTGCCTAGTAGAAGTGCTCGACGTAAAAAGGCCAAAAGAATATGGAAGAGGGAAAACATGAGAGCTCAGAAGGAAGAG TTACATCAGACACAGGTAGGCAAACCGGTTAATCAGCAATCATCTGACAAAGATAATCAGAAATCATCAAACAAAGCTGATCAACAATCATCTGACAAAGCTAATCAGCAATTATCTGACAAAGATAATCAGAAAAGCTCTGAAGAAGATGAACCAAATACAGATAATGATGAAGAAGACAACGTTGTTCCTGTCGTAACTAGGCCAGGACACATTCGCTTTGCACCCCTCGGTAAAG TGGAAGCAGATCAGAGTTTCCAGCAGAATGAAATTCCAGTG AAAACTTTTCAGTGGAATGGAATAACCAGCAAGAAGAAGGGTCAAAAATGGGGTATGGAGAAAACATCATATTCAATTAAGAGCAACTATGAAGATCTGTACCAAGAGTCATCTGAAATGCCTGGTATTGAAGAAGAGATTCCTGAAAATGATTCCATAGACTTTAATAAGCTTGAGCTCTCTACCAGTGTACCGAAG GAAGGTGATCTAATTGCATATCGGTTGATTGAATTATCATCATGCTGGACCCCTGAAGTTTCTTCCTATCGA GTTGGAAAAGTGTCACAGTACAACCCTCAATCAAATAAGATTGTGCTAGTACAGGTTCCAGAATATCCCATTGTTTTTGAGGAGACAGATGAG GCATCTGAGGTACAACCAGATACATCCCTTTATGGGGAAGATGGTTCTTTAGAG ATAGATTATTCTTCTCTTATCGATGTCCGCATTGTCAAGTATGGGAACCTGAACACAGCCAAAGCAGTCACTGGAGATCAAAATGATGTATCCAGTTTTAGGCTCAAGAATGGCATGGAAACTAGGGCTCTATCAGGTTTCAGGCTCAAGAATGACAAAGAAACTCAGGCTGCTGCATCAGGTTTCAGGCTTAAGAATGACAAGGGAACTCGTGCTGGTGCACAAG AAAATGGAAAAGCAGGTGCATGGGATGAAATCAGCCAGGCATTGAATGCGAAGAAAGCGGAGCTTTCTCAGGAAGATGGCTGGGGGAAAAATGATGGTTCAGGAAGGAGCTCGTGGACATCTAGGCCCTGGAGGGGTAGCGCATTGGGTCCAACAATGGCTCTTTTAAGAGCGCAAAGTGAGCTATGA
- the LOC133711987 gene encoding coilin isoform X3 yields MTETVRLRVEFKDRHILSKSQRTDGLRRSWILLKPQHRTISDLAAYLLHVFDLHDSCPDGLLISMDEFVLPPFESTCIFKDRDIVSVKRKGVSEIDMIEDGRNCIEVEEIVERQLADGGMKLLANEEFEKEKGGYESELEEDEPDQLEDILPVKNALDNDTSTLSKKRKRSNKPESSKKKRSKSATTGGCSVVPEDVQGDVQEDKNRSSHKRRVRKSLSKKEKSTTGEGELDDSTTSETDKRTNNISHSTPSANRHSQLQENDINGVVSSDKPDESKKLPSRSARRKKAKRIWKRENMRAQKEERSILQLHQTQVGKPVNQQSSDKDNQKSSNKADQQSSDKANQQLSDKDNQKSSEEDEPNTDNDEEDNVVPVVTRPGHIRFAPLGKVEADQSFQQNEIPVKTFQWNGITSKKKGQKWGMEKTSYSIKSNYEDLYQESSEMPGIEEEIPENDSIDFNKLELSTSVPKEGDLIAYRLIELSSCWTPEVSSYRVGKVSQYNPQSNKIVLVQVPEYPIVFEETDEASEVQPDTSLYGEDGSLEIDYSSLIDVRIVKYGNLNTAKAVTGDQNDVSSFRLKNGMETRALSGFRLKNDKETQAAASGFRLKNDKGTRAGAQENGKAGAWDEISQALNAKKAELSQEDGWGKNDGSGRSSWTSRPWRGSALGPTMALLRAQSEL; encoded by the exons ATGACGGAGACTGTGAGGCTGCGCGTGGAATTCAAGGACCGGCACATTCTGAGCAAGTCACAGAGGACCGACGGACTCCGGCGGAGCTGGATTCTCCTGAAACCTCAACACCGCACCATCTCCGACCTCGCCGCCTATCTCCTCCACGTCTTCGACCTCCACGATTCTTGCCCCGATGGCCTCCTCATCTCC ATGGATGAGTTTGTGTTGCCGCCGTTTGAGTCCACCTGCATTTTCAAGGATAGAGATATTGTCAG TGTGAAAAGGAAAGGTGTGTCTGAAATTGACATGATTGAGGATGGAAGAAACTGTATTGAGGTTGAAGAAATCGTGGAGAGGCAACTTGCGGATGGAGGTATGAAGCTTCTGGCTAATGAGGAGTTCGAGAAGGAGAAGGGAGGGTATGAAAGTGAGCTAGAAGAGGATGAACCTGACCAGTTGGAAGATATATTGCCAGTTAAAAATGCGCTGGACAACGATACAAGCACACTTTCCAAGAAAAGGAAGCGATCAAATAAACCTGAGAGCTCCAA GAAGAAGAGAAGTAAATCTGCTACTACTGGAGGATGTTCAGTTGTCCCAGAAGATGTTCAAGGTGATGTCCAAGAGGACAAGAACAGAAGCTCTCATAAGCGTCGTGTCAGAAAGAGTCTTTCCAAGAAGGAAAAGTCAACTACTGGAGAGGGTGAGCTGGATGATTCAACCACCTCTGAAACTGATAAAAGGACCAACAACATAAGTCATTCTACACCCAGTGCAAACAG GCACAGTCAGCTTCAAGAGAATGACATAAACGGTGTTGTTTCATCTGACAAGCCTGATGAAAGTAAAAAG TTGCCTAGTAGAAGTGCTCGACGTAAAAAGGCCAAAAGAATATGGAAGAGGGAAAACATGAGAGCTCAGAAGGAAGAG CGTTCCATTTTGCAGTTACATCAGACACAGGTAGGCAAACCGGTTAATCAGCAATCATCTGACAAAGATAATCAGAAATCATCAAACAAAGCTGATCAACAATCATCTGACAAAGCTAATCAGCAATTATCTGACAAAGATAATCAGAAAAGCTCTGAAGAAGATGAACCAAATACAGATAATGATGAAGAAGACAACGTTGTTCCTGTCGTAACTAGGCCAGGACACATTCGCTTTGCACCCCTCGGTAAAG TGGAAGCAGATCAGAGTTTCCAGCAGAATGAAATTCCAGTG AAAACTTTTCAGTGGAATGGAATAACCAGCAAGAAGAAGGGTCAAAAATGGGGTATGGAGAAAACATCATATTCAATTAAGAGCAACTATGAAGATCTGTACCAAGAGTCATCTGAAATGCCTGGTATTGAAGAAGAGATTCCTGAAAATGATTCCATAGACTTTAATAAGCTTGAGCTCTCTACCAGTGTACCGAAG GAAGGTGATCTAATTGCATATCGGTTGATTGAATTATCATCATGCTGGACCCCTGAAGTTTCTTCCTATCGA GTTGGAAAAGTGTCACAGTACAACCCTCAATCAAATAAGATTGTGCTAGTACAGGTTCCAGAATATCCCATTGTTTTTGAGGAGACAGATGAG GCATCTGAGGTACAACCAGATACATCCCTTTATGGGGAAGATGGTTCTTTAGAG ATAGATTATTCTTCTCTTATCGATGTCCGCATTGTCAAGTATGGGAACCTGAACACAGCCAAAGCAGTCACTGGAGATCAAAATGATGTATCCAGTTTTAGGCTCAAGAATGGCATGGAAACTAGGGCTCTATCAGGTTTCAGGCTCAAGAATGACAAAGAAACTCAGGCTGCTGCATCAGGTTTCAGGCTTAAGAATGACAAGGGAACTCGTGCTGGTGCACAAG AAAATGGAAAAGCAGGTGCATGGGATGAAATCAGCCAGGCATTGAATGCGAAGAAAGCGGAGCTTTCTCAGGAAGATGGCTGGGGGAAAAATGATGGTTCAGGAAGGAGCTCGTGGACATCTAGGCCCTGGAGGGGTAGCGCATTGGGTCCAACAATGGCTCTTTTAAGAGCGCAAAGTGAGCTATGA